One window of Brachionichthys hirsutus isolate HB-005 chromosome 21, CSIRO-AGI_Bhir_v1, whole genome shotgun sequence genomic DNA carries:
- the ormdl3 gene encoding ORM1-like protein 3 isoform X1, which translates to MNVGTAHSEVNPNTRVMSSRGMWLSYILGIGLLHIILLSIPFVSVPVVWTLTNLIHNLSMYLLLHTVKGTPFETPDQGKARLLTHWEQMDYGVQFTASRKFLTITPIVLYILTSFYTKYDRVHFVVNTVSLLTVLIPKLPQLHGVRIFGINKY; encoded by the exons ATGAACGTGGGGACAGCCCACAGCGAGGTGAACCCCAACACCCGCGTGATGAGCAGCAGGGGGATGTGGCTGTCTTACATTCTGGGCATCGGCCTCCTGCACATCATCCTGCTCAGCATTCCCTTCGTCAGCGTGCCCGTGGTCTGGACCCTCACCAACCTCATTCACAATCTG AGCATGTACCTCCTGCTTCACACGGTCAAAGGGACGCCATTTGAGACCCCCGATCAGGGAAAGGCTCGCCTCCTGACTCACTGGGAGCAGATGGACTACGGCGTGCAGTTTACAGCCTCGCGCAAATTCCTCACCATCACGCCCATTGTCCT GTACATACTAACCAGCTTCTACACCAAATACGACCGGGTCCATTTTGTGGTCAACACCGTTTCCTTGCTCACCGTGCTCATCCCCAAGCTGCCCCAGCTGCACGGCGTGAGGATCTTTGGGATTAATAAGTACTGA
- the ormdl3 gene encoding ORM1-like protein 3 isoform X2: MNVGTAHSEVNPNTRVMSSRGMWLSYILGIGLLHIILLSIPFVSVPVVWTLTNLIHNLSMYLLLHTVKGTPFETPDQGKARLLTHWEQMDYGVQFTASRKFLTITPIVLAAIGGQRQTGTEAVRLWLQAGTLHICKSSPSF, from the exons ATGAACGTGGGGACAGCCCACAGCGAGGTGAACCCCAACACCCGCGTGATGAGCAGCAGGGGGATGTGGCTGTCTTACATTCTGGGCATCGGCCTCCTGCACATCATCCTGCTCAGCATTCCCTTCGTCAGCGTGCCCGTGGTCTGGACCCTCACCAACCTCATTCACAATCTG AGCATGTACCTCCTGCTTCACACGGTCAAAGGGACGCCATTTGAGACCCCCGATCAGGGAAAGGCTCGCCTCCTGACTCACTGGGAGCAGATGGACTACGGCGTGCAGTTTACAGCCTCGCGCAAATTCCTCACCATCACGCCCATTGTCCT AGCTGCTATTGGTGGCCAGCGCCAAACGGGAACGGAAGCGGTCAGGCTCTGGCTGCAGGCGGGGACGCTGCACATCTGCAAAAGTTCCCCGAGCTTTTAA